The nucleotide window TCAGATTTTCATACCCCATGAGATGATCGCAGCACCGCTTATCAATTATCAACGAGTATTGACTTAGACAGCcaattattcaaaattgaggCTCAATTGACAATATTTTCCAGTTTCTCAAAGAGCTCTGCTATTTCGACGTCACTTGACGTCACTATATACCGATTTAGAGTAATCACATATTAGGTATATCACTTAGTTTTCTATACCTGCGGCTTTTGAATTAATCAAAAGCTCAAACAGTCCAATACACGCATTTGTCTTCCCTTTGTGTTGACCATCACTTCTACTTACATAGGTATGTGTCTAAGTTATGTTCCAACTGAATGCTCCACTCTCATCTCAGTTCAAGAGTATTTTGTGGACGCGCACAATTACGATTAGACTACCCTAGCTGTGTTATCACCGACGTCGCTGCAGTCACAATAAATCGGCGAGTACCATCAGTCGCAATGCGCCATAAGTTTCAGATTCGAAAGTAGTCAGAGCGATTCAGATGCCCCGTAGCGCGTGTGttgcttttaaataaatgtgggaGAACTGtgatattaatatgtatatagtgaaaGAATAAAagattcaaattaattaagttacattgaaaaatataagaCGAATGTGCTTGTGACGAACATCGCTAACAGATTAATTGAACGTAAACGATATTCAGCTCAAATACACGTATAAGCAAGTCGAAGTTCCGTGGCACTTCAAACTAAACTGTCACCTTGTAACTGATTGTAAaatcaataagaaaaaaatggttTTGAAGCAACCCATCGCAGACACTATTCAAACAAAAAGTGCAGTGCATCAAGCAATGTCCATACCAACTAAAATAAGTTCGAACATAGCGTCGATAAGGCCATCAATGACATGTCCATCATCTAGTCAACATGACTGCTACTTTGAGGTTGGATTTCCCGATGACTCTACCAGTTACGACCATGCTGCCACTAATCGTCTGGGTTGTccaataaaaattaacgatGGCAATGACCGCTTGACCACAACAACCAATAAAGAAACGCTTGCAATATTTGAGAGTCGTGCCAAAAGATCGCCGAGTCGCCTTATCTCTAACGAATCGGCCGATTCGATAGGTTCGAGCTCGACTGATAAGAAGACGCCAACCATTCCCGATGGCGGTTATGGCTGGGCCATAGTAGGAGCCTCACTCGTTGTTTCGCTAATCGCTGATGGTTTAGGGTTCTCATTTGGTCTGATTAATTCCGAATTATTAGACTACTTTGGAGAATCCGCCTCAAAAACAGCTTGGATTAGTTCGTTATTCTTTTCGGTACCACTGTTAATGGGGCCGATTTGGTCGAATCTGGTTGATAAGTATGGTTGTCGTAAAATGACCATATTTGGGGGTTTTCTATCAGCCGTCGGATTTGGCCTCTCCTCACTTTGTAACTCTGTGGAAATGTTGATGCTGACTTTTGGGATAATTTCTGGTTTGGGACTGGGCATTGGCTATGTAACAGCAGTTGTATCAATCGCTTTTTGGTTCGATAAGAAACGTACCTTCGCTACTGGCATTGCTGCATCTGGCACGGGAATTGGCACGTTCTTATATGCACCGCTGACACAATGCCTCATAGATAACTATGGCTGGAGAATAGCCACATTAATTCTCGCCGGCACTATGCTAAATACTTGCATCTGTGGTGCGTTGATGCGAGATCCCGATTGGTTAATGGCGGAAAAACGTTTAGAAAAGGAAACTCATTCACAAAATTTAGCCACAACTCCCTTTTCTAATGTCAACcctagagaaaataaaaatgggcTCAACATAGTTGCTACAAAGAatgcaataaatgaaaattttggaaGTAAAAACAATACAATCGAAAGAAATGAAATCAATGATACAAATTACATGAAACGTTTACATAGTGAGATGGTCATTCCTACCTTTTATGAATCTCAATATTTAGATAACGAGTATAAAGTTAGTAGTCTGAATACTCATTTGTCACAACGATTTAGTGACGATATGAAGTCATCTTCGCATGAGAACATGCCATATTTGGCAATGCAGGGAGTAAAGGAAACGGCGGTCATTATAGATACCTATGCTAGCGCACTGAAGGCTGACATTACTGAGACTCAACATGAAGTGAGAAACTTGAATATGAAATCAATTGAGACTTCCTATAGAACAAATTCTAACGATTGTCCATTAATTTTGGCAAATGACAATGTTAAAGGTCTTACCAATTGTAcgacatatattttgaaatccgaaaataatatattgaaagACCCGAAACATTTTGTGCGGGTTCAAACCCCATCGCACTTGAATTTAATGCAAACTAGCTCAATACCAAGTTCCAATCTCCAGAAAAATATGCGAATGCACATTAACATATCACATGATCGTGATGCAATATTAAAACCATATTTTCACCGTACAACTTCCTGCCCGAACATTTTCCGGAATTCGATGACGGTGCCAATCACAAATGTGGAAGAACACGTGAGTAAATTATGTACGACGAGCTCAAATCCCTAATCAGGGATGGAGCAATCCTTAATCAGAAAAAATAGGAAATAGAAATCCAACTCAAGTAATTATTAAGATGTTAGCAAATATTACTTCGGTCcattagttttttatataatgtaatttttgtaaTGTAGACGCCATGAAGTAAATTAGGCTAATCCGATAATAGGGTGTCATatgcatacatagtatatgtcgTAGTGAAAGTTCCTTATCGTCACCCaagtatttaatatatgtaaatataacaaTGGACCATTTAAATTCATGTGCGCCTTATGTTGCGTACTAAAATACTATGTGCATATTTGTGTAATTATGAACAATCAGTGAATCTATCAACTTATACAtgtggtacatacatacatgtatgtccATTACATCAGATTTTGCGAGCTTTTAAATTTGGCTAGCCAACCTTTATACGAAGTGTCGAACTTCTCTTTTAGAAGCAACCCGATTCTCTTTTCTCCCTCTTTATCTTACATCACAACCAAACAAATGTGAGTCTAAAGCCCCAAGAAGAAGACGAacttcaaaacaataaaaattttcgaattagCATTtcttaattatacatatacaaggAAAACATATCTTTGAAATCAAATTGTAATTAGTGTTGTAAAATTGGTCACAATTTACATATATCTACTCAGTACAATGAGGAATGTAGACGGATAGGTTTCAAGGTATCAGGTATTTGGTGTTGGCCtatggaattcagaattgcgGGCTCTAGCAGAATATCTTGATAATGCCAACGACTTTATTGCATCAaagtattgtatatacatactacatatgcaattgtaagaaaattatatatatatatatctgttttCCAGACTTGGTACGAATGCGCGGTTGGCACCATGAAGTCCTCCTTTAAATTCTCATTATTTGCGGATGTGAAATTTACACTATTtaatttatcgattttatttttgttcatttGGTAAGTCGCAACGACCAATAAGTATTTCCATTAGTACAGCAAGGAAATCAatagtatttttattgaaatacaaataaaattggtTACCATAATTGCAGGTTCATGATCCCATATCTCTATTTACCAGAGCATATGAAGATTTATGGTTACGAAGCAGCAGACAGTGCACATATGATTTCAGTTATTGGCATCGCGCAAACAATTGGCATGATCGGTCTGGGCTATGTAGGCGATCGCTCTTGGATGAATGTTAATGTCTGCTATTCGGTGTGTATGGTAGGTGAGTGCCTCAAGCATATGTCAAGAGAGATGTAAGCGCCTAGAAAGTTAATATATTCTCTTTCTAGTTTGTGGAATCGCGGTGCTTCTAATGCCGCTCCTGGTGAGCACCTATGGTGGACTACTGCTGGCTTGTATTACCTTCGGTTTCACGTTTGCCAGTTCATATTCGCTTACGCCAAGCATTTGCGTTAGAATTGTGGATTTAGATGATTTTACATCCGCTTATGGTTTGGTGTTGTTGGTTCAGGGCGTCGGTATGATTGTGGGACCACCAATTGCTGGCGCAATTTTTGAAATGACGCTGAGGTAAGTTAAAACACTTTCAAATCCAACCATTTATGAAATATTCTTAGGGCTAGGTACATATATTGCTAATCTAAACTTATAAACATTTACATTCCTATTTACTCTACTGCAGGTGGGACGACACATTCTATTTGGCCGGTGCATTTATAGTCCTATCTGGTGCGGCTTCCTATCTGATTGAACTATGCGAGATGGGAGAGAAAGTCAGATCCAATGATGTATCTGAAATATAAAGCACATAAAGATATGAAAATCAAAGTTCGATTTGTATTCAACTTTTTAGAAAAACTCACCGATTGATagtatatttacatgtatgggtaatttttaattttttgttgtaatttattataaCTACCTCAGGACAAATACAcgttagtatttattttaacacatataaaagtatattaatatacaagCAAGAAGGAGAATGATATTGGAACATATCCAAACTTAAGCAAGAAAAAAcagaattatattaaattagttcACTATAGTGATCTTGATCGGTCGCCAAAACgccaaaacaaattttagctaAATGACGGAATGTGGAAGATTATGAATTAATTCATATACCCTATCAAAAGGACTTACGAAGGGTGTTGGCAACAACGAAGTCCTCTCCCCTGTACTAGCCAGGGAACAGTTTGGGTcccagcaaaaacaataattcgAAAGCAATTGCAATACCACATACTCATAAAATCATGTAGGTTTTATATGGTTgtaagtgtatttatttatttaattttatttagtcaCATATCAAACTTTaattatcttaaaatattttctgcaaTATTTATCTCATATTATGTTGTTCGCaatattttgtgtaaaattatcaattcaaaaatatccattaatgcaaatattcgcatgtatatatatgtacgtaggtatgtaatttttataagtatcatttatcatatatatttaatggttGTGTTTaagtaaattcatttattttattcgccttaaataatttcagaaataaCCATTCCATCCCGTAAATAAATGAGCACAGAAGCAAATCGcaagcatataaaaaattatacttgGAATGTAAAAGCGCAGGTAATGTTTCCAGAGCTCAGGACTATAGAACAGTTTCATCACTGCACTCCTACAATTCcactgttttaaaaatatacaaatgaaaaattacatttcgataaatactaaaaacaacGCAAATGCAAGCAACTTACCCTAACTGAAATATATACCAATTACTTTTGAAGAGATTTTGAATGtattcatacaaataaaaaaaatatttaagataaaCATTAAGCATTGTATTTAAGAATGTACTTATATAAAATCTTGTATTCTTCTGAGTTATAGTGTTAGTGTTTGATTTCTCatatatatgatttatttttcaaatggtCCTAGGTATTGTAAGATCAGTTGTTTATTTCCAattagtattatatttatagcGTTAAAATATGTTCAATTGTATGCTTGTAATATtggtttttggtatttttaaaagcgcttaaaacaattttggtttttgtcttttttgtttaattctaaTAGATCATATAGCGCACATTTTTCATTATACGTGAAAAATTATTGACGACCACCCTTTGCGCGAAGATTGTGAAATTTGTAAGActagaaaaagaagaaataaatcataaaacacCACCAGTAGCACTGCTTTAGTCGTaactaattgaaataaattttaaactatttatctTAATTTTAGCATTTATAACTGTTATTAATGATAAGAGTCAAGATTTTTATACAGTCtgacattttttttgtgttttttcacTATCTAATGGCAACTGACAATCAGAAATTTTCAAGTGTTACAATTCTGCCAATTTATTAGTTTCTCCAGAATAGAAACATCTCTTCCAAAAAGAGATTAAAGTTTCAAGTTCTCAAATATaagtaattgaataaatttgaaaatctgAAATTAAATACCTTTACATTTTCTTTAAGCAATTCATTACAGTGGTTACCACAGTaactttaaaacttttgaaatatattttgttcttaGTTAAGTTATACGCCTAATTTCTCTGCTTAAAAATCCGGACTCTATCAACATAACAGTAATAATCTCATAgccaaaaaaataagttttcaagactttatttggtttttgatttTCTATTTGCGTGGAGTTGATCTATTGATATATGCGtagatataattttttagatTCGTTTAATGTcttatattataagaatattaGGAAATGCCGGTTTTCCGTTACACACATTTCACTTTTAgtggatttaaaataaaattaaaaaacagagtaaacaaaaatatgataaactTGTGAAGAAAGGAAAAACATCTAGTTAATAGTTATTgattttgttagaaaaaatcactaacttcaGCCGCAGCTGGGAAATGCTACTTAACAACAGCCGCTGCTAGCTGATCCAGCT belongs to Zeugodacus cucurbitae isolate PBARC_wt_2022May chromosome 6, idZeuCucr1.2, whole genome shotgun sequence and includes:
- the LOC105221369 gene encoding uncharacterized protein LOC105221369 isoform X2; protein product: MVLKQPIADTIQTKSAVHQAMSIPTKISSNIASIRPSMTCPSSSQHDCYFEVGFPDDSTSYDHAATNRLGCPIKINDGNDRLTTTTNKETLAIFESRAKRSPSRLISNESADSIGSSSTDKKTPTIPDGGYGWAIVGASLVVSLIADGLGFSFGLINSELLDYFGESASKTAWISSLFFSVPLLMGPIWSNLVDKYGCRKMTIFGGFLSAVGFGLSSLCNSVEMLMLTFGIISGLGLGIGYVTAVVSIAFWFDKKRTFATGIAASGTGIGTFLYAPLTQCLIDNYGWRIATLILAGTMLNTCICGALMRDPDWLMAEKRLEKETHSQNLATTPFSNVNPRENKNGLNIVATKNAINENFGSKNNTIERNEINDTNYMKRLHSEMVIPTFYESQYLDNEYKVSSLNTHLSQRFSDDMKSSSHENMPYLAMQGVKETAVIIDTYASALKADITETQHEVRNLNMKSIETSYRTNSNDCPLILANDNVKGLTNCTTYILKSENNILKDPKHFVRVQTPSHLNLMQTSSIPSSNLQKNMRMHINISHDRDAILKPYFHRTTSCPNIFRNSMTVPITNVEEHTWYECAVGTMKSSFKFSLFADVKFTLFNLSILFLFIWFMIPYLYLPEHMKIYGYEAADSAHMISVIGIAQTIGMIGLGYVGDRSWMNVNVCYSVCMFVESRCF
- the LOC105221369 gene encoding monocarboxylate transporter 9 isoform X1, encoding MVLKQPIADTIQTKSAVHQAMSIPTKISSNIASIRPSMTCPSSSQHDCYFEVGFPDDSTSYDHAATNRLGCPIKINDGNDRLTTTTNKETLAIFESRAKRSPSRLISNESADSIGSSSTDKKTPTIPDGGYGWAIVGASLVVSLIADGLGFSFGLINSELLDYFGESASKTAWISSLFFSVPLLMGPIWSNLVDKYGCRKMTIFGGFLSAVGFGLSSLCNSVEMLMLTFGIISGLGLGIGYVTAVVSIAFWFDKKRTFATGIAASGTGIGTFLYAPLTQCLIDNYGWRIATLILAGTMLNTCICGALMRDPDWLMAEKRLEKETHSQNLATTPFSNVNPRENKNGLNIVATKNAINENFGSKNNTIERNEINDTNYMKRLHSEMVIPTFYESQYLDNEYKVSSLNTHLSQRFSDDMKSSSHENMPYLAMQGVKETAVIIDTYASALKADITETQHEVRNLNMKSIETSYRTNSNDCPLILANDNVKGLTNCTTYILKSENNILKDPKHFVRVQTPSHLNLMQTSSIPSSNLQKNMRMHINISHDRDAILKPYFHRTTSCPNIFRNSMTVPITNVEEHTWYECAVGTMKSSFKFSLFADVKFTLFNLSILFLFIWFMIPYLYLPEHMKIYGYEAADSAHMISVIGIAQTIGMIGLGYVGDRSWMNVNVCYSVCMVVCGIAVLLMPLLVSTYGGLLLACITFGFTFASSYSLTPSICVRIVDLDDFTSAYGLVLLVQGVGMIVGPPIAGAIFEMTLRWDDTFYLAGAFIVLSGAASYLIELCEMGEKVRSNDVSEI